A single region of the Oceanispirochaeta sp. genome encodes:
- the ade gene encoding adenine deaminase has translation MDLKSFIDAAAGRKKADMVFRNGKIINVFTGEILENTLAIKDGKILGYGAYEGEIEIDLKGSYISPGFIDAHVHIESSLTTPEHFASLVVPRGTTTVVADPHEIANVAGLEGIRYMLNASEGLPLECFFMLPSCVPATLFENAGAKLSASDLAQLAGEPRVLGLGEMMDYPSLIAGDPAVLEKMQMALDRGMLIDGHAPMVDRKELNAYIGAGVGTDHECSTPEEMRSRLRRGMYVLIREGSAARNLKNLINGVKSYNLRRCAFCTDDKQPEDILKDGHINYNIREAIDLGMDPVWAIQMATLNPSECYNLKGKGALAPGYDADIVILEDLKSIHVRQVYKKGVLVAENEKPLFSQSSRLTEAVLNTVKVRTIKSEDFRLFLETDVVRVIRILPHSLVTEHAIRKVERDEGNLFQIHPDLDILKIAVIERHGGKGTIGLGLVENYRLRGGAVASSIGHDSHNLIVLGDNDDDMALAVNALAASGGGLAVAAGGKLAGLLPLPIGGLMSDLPAEEVSASLKELLNTAVHTLGVNKDVDPFMTLAFMALPVIPELKLTDEGLFDVTKFEFVDLCVK, from the coding sequence ATGGATTTAAAAAGTTTTATAGACGCCGCTGCGGGTAGAAAAAAAGCCGATATGGTCTTTAGAAACGGCAAAATTATAAATGTATTTACCGGAGAAATTCTGGAAAATACCCTGGCGATCAAGGATGGAAAGATACTGGGGTACGGAGCCTATGAGGGAGAGATTGAAATTGATTTAAAGGGATCCTATATTTCTCCCGGATTCATTGATGCTCATGTGCATATCGAGTCATCCCTGACCACTCCAGAGCACTTTGCTTCCCTGGTCGTCCCCCGGGGGACAACAACGGTAGTGGCAGATCCTCATGAAATAGCCAATGTTGCAGGATTGGAAGGTATCCGTTATATGCTGAATGCTTCAGAGGGTCTGCCTCTGGAATGTTTTTTTATGCTCCCTTCCTGTGTGCCCGCCACTCTCTTTGAAAATGCGGGGGCCAAATTATCCGCCTCGGATCTGGCACAACTGGCTGGTGAACCCCGTGTCCTGGGATTGGGTGAAATGATGGATTATCCCTCTCTGATCGCCGGTGATCCTGCTGTTCTGGAGAAGATGCAGATGGCCCTGGATAGAGGCATGCTCATCGACGGTCATGCTCCCATGGTGGACCGGAAGGAGCTGAATGCCTATATCGGTGCCGGTGTGGGAACAGACCATGAGTGTTCTACCCCCGAAGAGATGCGTTCCCGCCTCAGGAGGGGGATGTATGTGCTGATCCGGGAGGGTTCAGCCGCCCGGAATCTGAAAAATCTGATCAATGGTGTCAAGTCATACAACCTTAGACGCTGTGCTTTTTGTACGGATGACAAACAGCCCGAGGACATCCTGAAAGACGGACATATCAACTATAACATCAGGGAGGCAATAGACCTGGGGATGGACCCTGTCTGGGCCATACAGATGGCGACTCTCAATCCGTCTGAATGCTACAATCTGAAGGGTAAGGGCGCCCTGGCTCCTGGGTATGATGCGGATATTGTTATTCTGGAGGATTTAAAATCCATCCATGTCAGGCAGGTTTATAAGAAGGGTGTTCTCGTTGCAGAAAATGAGAAGCCTCTTTTTTCTCAGTCCTCCCGACTGACAGAAGCTGTGTTGAATACGGTAAAGGTCCGCACGATTAAGTCGGAAGACTTCAGACTGTTCCTGGAAACCGATGTGGTCCGGGTGATCCGCATCTTGCCTCATTCTCTGGTCACCGAGCATGCGATCCGGAAAGTCGAGAGAGATGAGGGAAATTTGTTTCAAATCCATCCCGACCTGGATATTCTGAAGATAGCCGTCATTGAACGGCATGGCGGTAAAGGAACTATCGGTCTGGGACTGGTTGAAAACTACCGATTGAGGGGGGGCGCCGTGGCATCATCCATCGGCCATGATTCTCATAACCTGATTGTTCTCGGTGACAATGATGATGATATGGCCCTGGCTGTGAATGCTCTGGCTGCCTCGGGCGGAGGTCTCGCCGTGGCCGCCGGCGGGAAACTAGCTGGGCTTTTACCCCTGCCTATCGGAGGGCTCATGTCGGACTTGCCGGCAGAAGAGGTCAGCGCCTCTTTGAAGGAACTTCTGAATACCGCCGTCCACACTCTGGGAGTCAACAAGGATGTGGATCCTTTCATGACCCTGGCGTTTATGGCTCTCCCTGTTATTCCTGAGCTGAAACTCACCGATGAAGGTCTCTTTGATGTGACAAAATTTGAGTTTGTTGATCTTTGTGTCAAGTAA
- the ndk gene encoding nucleoside-diphosphate kinase — protein MTWERTFVLIKPDGVKRGLIGQVFHRYERAGLVIVGSKLVSPSRKKAEKHYEEHRGKSFFAPLVDLLLSGPSMAIALEGAHAIEVVRKLNGDTEPRTAAPGTIRGDFAHMGYTRSPELKGVINNIVHASDSPESALRELSLWFDNDFADPYTTNLDGMI, from the coding sequence ATGACGTGGGAAAGAACATTTGTACTGATTAAACCAGATGGTGTAAAACGGGGACTCATAGGACAGGTCTTTCATCGTTATGAAAGAGCAGGCCTGGTGATTGTAGGGTCTAAACTAGTCTCACCCAGTCGCAAGAAAGCGGAAAAGCACTATGAAGAACATAGGGGTAAAAGCTTCTTTGCCCCCCTTGTAGACCTCCTCCTCTCGGGTCCTTCTATGGCCATTGCCCTGGAAGGGGCACACGCCATAGAAGTTGTCCGGAAACTCAACGGAGATACCGAACCAAGAACGGCGGCTCCGGGCACGATCCGCGGAGATTTTGCCCACATGGGTTATACAAGGAGCCCCGAACTCAAGGGTGTGATCAACAACATCGTTCATGCCTCGGATTCTCCAGAGAGCGCCCTTCGGGAGTTATCTCTCTGGTTTGACAATGATTTCGCAGATCCCTATACCACCAACCTGGATGGCATGATTTAG
- a CDS encoding Gfo/Idh/MocA family oxidoreductase: MTRKNDVRCAITGLGRIGVTLENDPLREKPASHLGAIEYNQETTLVAGADPDESRRKAFQQNLPDCEVFSDFDAMIDAVHPDILHIASDTDSHVTILKKALTAKVPMIVCEKPLSNSLEEARSILSLIESSDSVVLVNHERRFSRDYQEVRGLIRDKAFGKLLSINARLYMGKAREVSKNLYHDGTHMLDILRFLTDQDLEILHCEGNPYKEGGQMIVLARGGGINIVLDVSGRRDHLVFELDLSFERGRIRIGNGVYELWSSEESPYYTGFRSLTCSTSGWKGRTAYFSAMMNHALDLYKNPGRKCESSYRDGLKVQELIDRILRDYPQE; encoded by the coding sequence ATGACCCGCAAGAATGATGTCCGCTGTGCCATCACAGGATTAGGCCGCATCGGTGTGACACTGGAAAATGACCCTCTAAGAGAAAAACCTGCCAGTCATCTGGGAGCCATTGAGTATAACCAGGAGACCACTCTTGTGGCGGGAGCCGATCCGGATGAATCAAGAAGGAAGGCTTTTCAGCAGAATCTGCCGGATTGCGAAGTCTTCTCTGATTTTGATGCCATGATTGATGCGGTGCATCCGGATATTCTGCATATCGCCTCAGACACGGATAGTCATGTCACAATCCTCAAGAAGGCTCTGACCGCGAAAGTTCCTATGATTGTCTGTGAAAAACCGCTCTCCAACTCCCTCGAGGAAGCCAGGTCCATCCTGTCTCTCATTGAGAGTTCCGACTCTGTGGTTCTTGTCAACCATGAGAGGCGCTTTTCAAGGGATTACCAGGAGGTCCGGGGCTTGATCAGGGATAAGGCTTTCGGAAAGCTCTTGAGTATTAATGCCCGGTTGTATATGGGAAAAGCCAGAGAGGTTTCAAAGAACCTTTATCATGACGGTACTCATATGCTGGATATCCTTCGCTTTCTGACAGATCAGGATCTGGAGATCCTCCATTGTGAGGGGAATCCCTACAAGGAAGGAGGGCAGATGATTGTATTGGCCCGGGGGGGGGGAATCAACATTGTTCTGGATGTGTCGGGACGACGGGACCATCTGGTTTTTGAGCTGGATTTGAGTTTTGAGCGGGGAAGGATCAGAATCGGAAACGGTGTGTATGAGCTGTGGAGCTCAGAAGAGTCTCCCTATTATACGGGCTTCCGCTCCTTGACCTGCAGTACCTCCGGCTGGAAGGGGCGGACCGCCTACTTTTCGGCCATGATGAATCATGCTCTTGATCTGTACAAGAATCCCGGAAGAAAATGTGAATCCTCCTACCGGGATGGATTAAAGGTCCAGGAACTGATTGACCGCATACTCAGGGACTATCCTCAAGAATAG